GGCGTGGCCACGGCAGGGCGCGGGCGCGGCCACGACGGCGGCGGGTCGGGACGCGGGCCACGGCCACGAGCGGCACCGCGCGGGCGCGGCCACGGCCACGATGACGGTGGCGGGGCGGGGCGCGGACCACGGCCATGACCACGAGCGGCACCGCGCGGGCGCGGCCACTACCACGGCCACGACGACGGTGGCGGGGCGGGGCGCGGACCACGGCCACGACGGTGGCGGGGCGGGCCGCGGCCACGGCCACGGGTGGCGCGGCCACCACGGGGCGGAGCGCGGCCACGGCATGACGAGGCGAGCAGGCCACAGCGGGGCGGAGCGCGGCCAGGGCCACGGGCGGCGGGGAATGGCCATGACCATGGCGGCAAGCAGGCCACGGGCGGCGAGCTAGGTACAGGCGCGCGTGGTTAATTTTGGGCGCCTGTTGAAGATGCTACTGTTGCTAATTGGGCAGTATATTTCTGGGCGTCTGCTGAAGATACTCGGTCATCCGGCGCTAAAACGCTATTTTGACGCTGTAAAAAAAAATTAGCGCGCGACTACGTAGGACGtgtgttggagatgctcttatcaTCATCAAGTACCACCACTGCCAGTGCGTGATAACCCACTTGAACTATAACCGACTATCCGTTCGGACAAAACACCAAATGCGCCTATTCTATGAACATCACACTTACACAAACATTCCTGAAGAATATTAACTCGAGTATGCAAAAGAGGATTCTATATACAATCGGCTTTCGACACCTAAGAGCAACTTCAATGGGGGACCTATTTCGTCCGCGGCCGTCCGTTTGGGTTGGCTCGGACAGAAAAGTCGGCccaacgggccgacccaaacAGACACGCGTCCGCTTTTGTCCGCCTGCCGACCCATTCCTGGCCCATTTTTGAGCCAGATTTGCATCGGCGCGGACACAAGACGGACGCGCGCGCGCTCGCCCTCTTTTCTCACCGGGCCCGTTGGTCGGTGGCACATTGGACTGGCCTCTCCACATCAAATAGCACACCATCGTCCGCCTGCTTCGTCGCCGACGACGCCGGCCATTTTTCCCGATAAAAAGATAGTTCTAGCGTACACAGATAAAAGAAAAGACCAACTACTCGTCGCTTTCCGACTTCGACTCggtaatgtcctcctccgacgtctgaatATAGGCGTCAGCATGCTGCTCGTCTTCGAAGTCCCAACCCGACGTTTCTCGTAACTTCAGTTTCAATTGAGCGGCCTGCTTCCGCGAACGCTTGTCCTcccgataggcggctcgctccgttCTCCTCGCGTCCCTCTCCAACCTCCTTTGCTTGTAGAACTGGCGCTCGTCGgcgatgtcctgcgggaagcgttcGCGCCACACCACCATGGCTTCCACGTACATCTCGGCGATGACGAGGCGACGCTGCCGCCTCCGGTGGacacgacgatcctcgtcggtaaAAAGCCGCGGGAGAGGCGCGAGATCCTGCGCCCGCTGGCTCGACACGTCGGGAAAATTCATCTCCCGACGAGGCCTcaggaggcgccacgccgccgcgtcgtgcGCGCGGGCCGCCTCCTCTGTGGTGTCGAAGGTGCCGAGGATGAGGCGTTTCTCGCAAAACCAGATCTCGGAGGAGAAGCCGCCGGAGCGGCGCTCGCGGACTCCGGAAAATCCGAAGCACCCAGGCAGCGCATCGACATGGTGGCGCAGAGGCGGTGAGGCTAGTGAGAGGGGGGCGAGATGAGTGGGCGACGGACAGAGTGTGGATGAGGCGCCTTCTTATAACGAGCGCCGGCCGCGGCGCGCGCGCGAACCTTTCCCGCGCGCTGGAGCGCCAAAACCAGCATGCGCTACGCCGCTTTTCCCCGCGCGCGCGAACCTTTCCCGCGCGCTGGAGCGCCAAAACCAAGGCGACAGCATGGCCGCTGGCATGATCTAAAGCGCGCACGGTCATGAAATGGGTCGCCCGTTGGGCGCACTGCCGACCCAAAATTAAAACAGGGCGGACGGTgggcgggcggccgacccaaacggacaaaaagcggacaaaaACGCCATCCGTTTGAgtcggcccgttggagttgctctaaacATACTAGAGTTCCTCCATATCCTTGAAAACTAGAGGTAGTACTTGGGCATAGAGACGGCAAACATCACAAAAATAATAATGGTAAACATGGATGAACGATTAAAGCAATACACATAAGCAAACGGCCTTTCATTGTTAGTGTTTCTcgtgccgccgccgtcgtcatcggAGAAATTTAGGTTCCCTCGCCTCCAGCTGCCATCTTAGCCCTGAGAGGTGGGGGAGACCTCGGATCTTCAAGATATTTATGTCCTTCGCCATTGTCTAGTGATTATTATAGTTTTGTGAGAATAAATTTCATCTCGTTCTTTTGATGGTGCCATGAGATTAAAGAGTTTTCTGTCCTCGCAGATCCAATTATTCAGATCTGATGAGTTTATGTTGCTGTGTCAAGCCTTTTTTGTTGGTCTAGTTCTTTGTGGAGGTGAAATCTTTCATCGACACCATGGTGAAGATACAGTGATTCGACGACCTGCATTTCTAGGGGATCATCCCTGTCCCAAGTAGGTTCATCGATCAAGGCTTCCCATCTTTTTGGATGGGCGACTCAAGGCGCTTTCAAAAACCATTATTGGTAGTGTCCGTGTGGGTGAAGGAGTGACAACCTCGTTGTTCCAGTCCAATTGCAGCCTCTTTACCGAAGTCTTTGGAGTATTTCTTCGAGCAGAGATTGGCGCCGTGAAGAAGGTCTTTTTAAGAGATTTCATTATAATCCTTAGTTAGGAGTTACTTTGTATTTTCTTGAATGTTAGGTCCAAATCAGTGTACTTGTAATTGTTTTGAGTATGAATAAAGTTACACGTGTTTCTATTCTAAAAATAAGTAATACCCATAGCTTTTCACCCAGGGTCCGACATTACAAAGAGATGAATaggagatggtgatggtgatggttgATGCCGAAATCTCCATAACTCCGATTTGTGTCGAATCCGCCGTGGTGAAATAGTCGGTCCGCGGAGGCGAAACTACCTAGTACGAGCTATGGTACGAGCGGTCGCGCTCGTACCAAGCGTTGTCTTTCTCTCCTGGATGCCACTTCTCTTTATGATAGGTTTCCATCACGTCAAATAACATTGATTTTCACCCACATATCAGTGTTCTCTCTAATGTTTTAGATCCCGTCGTTGGTTAAGATCACGATGAAATCAATCAAAAGGGTGTGCGCACGAGGTAAAAAAATCTGACAATCCTACGACTACAACATAGAAACTAAAGGTAAACACTAATGCAAATTTAGACTCATCATGCGCATTCGGAGGCCTCCCACGCTCCCCAACTGGGAGGTCACGGCGATAGGAGCCCACCCCCCGGGTCGTCGAGGGGACGCCACTAGTAGATTCATGCTCTCTATGCATGGATGCAACCGAGTCTGAGGGCCCAGGGGGCTCATGTCCTGCCTGAGCATGAGTCAACGCGAGGGTACCTTCAGAGATCTCCTTAGCCCCGATGACCGCAATATGTTCCAAGCAAGGTCCACACTCGTCCTGGAACACCATCACACCGTATGTGGCGAGATCAGACAAGTGCTTTAGGGGAATCGTTTGAGGATCGAGAACCCAAAACCCGAATGGCGAGGGAAGGGAGGGGAAGTACCTTTTTTTTTAGGTGAAGGAGGGGAAGTACCTGAATCGAGGTTGTAGACTGTGGCCTCTCGGGCCACTACCGCCAGGCCACAAGTAACATAGTATTTTTTCCGAGTCGCATGAGTAACATTGTTGCGAGAGAAGTAATAGCTATTTTTTTAATACAGTATATGGCATTGCATCCGAAAAAGAATACAAAAGGTGTAGTAAAGCCTTATGTTTCTaaattctgtttttgtgtgcCGAAACTGCAAAGTTCCCGCCAGCCACGGAGAAAATTTCGTGTTGCCCACCATCTCGCCCACGTCATCGATCCGAGGCACCGGCCTCTCCACCAATCAGCGCGCACCTCCTCCCCGCTATATACTTCCTCCGCCCCCGCATCCATTCGCATCAGCAATTCCCCACCTCCCAGCGAAACACCCCCGCTCCCTCTCCCACCTCCGAAGCAGCAGCAGCCATGGCCCCCAAGGCAGACAAGAAGCCGGCCGCCGAGAGCAAGGTCGAGAAGGCGGCGGAGAAGACCCCGGCAGGCAAGAAGCCCAAGGCCGAGAAGCGGGTGCCGGCGGGCAAGACGGCGGCcaaggagggcgccggcggcgagGGCAAGACTCGGGGCCGGAAGAAGGGCAGCAAGGCCAAGAAGGGCGTGGAGACGTACAAGATCTACATCTTCAAGGTGCTGAAGCAGGTGCACCCGGACGTGGGCATCTCCTCCAAGGCCATGTCCATCATGAACTCCTTCATCAACGACATCTTCGAGAAGCTCGCCGGGGAGTCGGCCAAGCTGGCGAGGTACAACAAGAAGCCCACCATCACCTCCCGGGAGATCCATACCTCCGTCCGCCTCGTCCTCCCCGGCGAGCTCGCCAAGCACGCCGTCTCCGAGGGCACCAAGGCCGTCACCAAGTTCACCTCCTCCTAGGCTGAATCTGAATGCGTCGCCTTGTTGTAGTTGGCTGCTGTTGACTCTGCTTATCTCTCTCAAGTAGTGGTAGTAGTAGTTGTGCACTAGATGATTGCCAACGCTTTGTTGGATCCTTGGTTGTTGCTTTTGCAAGCTGATATCTATGTAGAATGTGGAAGTTGTGGTTGTGTATCCGTATCCACAGTGATGATTTGACAGATGTTGGCTTTTCTACTCTTCTGAACTGAACGCAGCCATGCCTGGCCAATTTGCATTTTGTCTGCGAGTTCTAGTGCTGATTGATCGGAATGCAAACTGAGATGCGATTTAGACTAATGATGCATTGATGCTGTTTGTGATTTCTTCAGTCTGTGATTTTATTTAGAAGAACAGCAATTGCTTGCACTAATCTCTGCCGTGTGTTTCTGCTTTCGTACGGTAGTAAGTTCAGTCTGCAGACCCCTGATCCTCCATCAGCAGGTTCCGTTTCTGCACGAGATCGAGAAAACCAGTGTTCAGTGGAACATGGCAATGCAGAATTGAGTCTTGTTCTTGTTTTGGCACCCCAGTAATTAGCATCGCTGATGCATTACTCTGCGATTAGTGTCAGTCAATTGGCAAACCAGTCTGCAGCAGCTTGGCTTCGCTGTTTTATTGCCTCGCTCTTCATTGAAGAAAACTTACATGCCTTCTACGCACATTTTGTGTGCCATGGAACGGAAGGTATGCTCTTGTCCTGTGGCCGGAGCTTCAGTCTTGGCAGCATCGTGTGCTGAAAATAGGAAATGAGTTATCCACAATCAGTCGAAGGATTAGAAACTTTTGTGACTTACGACGGCAGTATTTTTTGCGTCTGTATGACTATCTGTGCTGTTCTGTAATACCACTAGCCATTAGTACGCACAAGGTAGAAGAGATCTTTGGAGTGGGACATGTGGAGCGAGCCATGGTTCTTGAAGATGCATGCGATTTTGCTGCATTGAAGCAACTGAAAGAAAGTGACACACAGCTGAAGTGGCAATGGAATGGCGTCAGCGTATGAAACGTTTCTAGGGTTTGGGTTCAGCTTATTCCACGTGCTGGGTGATGCTACTCCCTTGAACTAAAACCatgacgagtaatttggaacgaagggagtagtttACAAAGTACTGTACGATACTATGTACAAGCAATGCCTTGCAAAATATGTCCCTCAAATGTTCCGATTCACATACTAGTAAATGGTAATGACTTCGTTTTTGACGAGCTACTTTGGAGGTCCAAAAAGTTTCGGATCAACAATGGAGTCGTGTTGAGTTCGGATGAAGATGTGATCCGTCCGTTTTTCCTTCGGTGACCGTTATGATGGTGTTGGAGAAGGGTGACGGAAGCTGGCATCATGCTCAAGAGATTTTTCGGTCTTGCTTGTAATTTCCTTTTTGGGTCAGTGTCTATGTGACTTATACTTTATTCTTCGGTAACCGCCTTATCCTCTGATGCTGGTCGggtaaacattttttgaattataAAAATGTGTGCACATTTCTTTATCTTAGATTGCACATTTTTTTGTGCAACTTTAGTACTTTCAATATTCAAGTCGGCCGAAATCAAACCGGGAGGTTTTCTTTTGTGGGAATGCCAAAGTAGGTTAAGCTACATTTTTTAGCAAACAACTAACTTTCTTAATAATTAATCAAAGTTCTTCAAAAGTCACATCTTTAACTGAAGTCAAATGAATGTCAAAATTGTATAAGCTGGGCTAACCTTAACTTTTTTTTGAAAAGCTGCATAGACACCCATGAggtatctagagcatgtgtgtggtTGGGGTCACACCCCTTGCAAGGCAAGCCATTGAGTTGTCACTTGAGCACTATCATCATCACACCACCATCACTACCACCACCGCCCTGATGATAATCCAATTGAACTAGAGCCGACTATCTGTCCAAACAAAACACCAAATGCTTCTTGGTTTCGGGTGCATGGTCTATGAATGCCACACCATGGCAAAAAATATAGCCGCACAATATTTATTATAATGTCATCGCGAAAAACAAACCTAAATGAAACAACCTAAAAACATAACTATGACATTGATCTGTAGTTCTCCCACTCTCGGCTTGTGACAGAAAAACCGGGAGAAAAGCTTTTTTTAGGAGTGAAGAGAGAAATTTGGCAGAGTAACAAAAAAAATGGAGCTTTCCGTCGGGTGGCCAAAGTTTTTTCTAGCCTTGGTGGCTGAAGGTTAACTGGGTGGGCCAGGTGGCAAATCACGACTACACACAAATAGGTTTGCCACATGGGCTTCAGTAACTGTTGGGCAATATATTCTGTGGGCTCAGGCCATGGCCGCGGAAGTGCATACAACCCAGGCTCTAGTTTGCCTAAAAAGTACCCAGGCCCCGCCTGGGAGACCTGGAAAATATACCCCTGTAAATATTTCTACATTTGTATTTTACTTGTCACCAATGGAAGGGGGGGACCTATTTGGCGCGCGGGTCACCGGTTAGCAACCGCACGCGTACCCCCCTCATGCGTGCGTTTTTGTATGGGCCGTCCATTTATGGGTTTCATCACctgttttgaaaaggttcaaggttctagaaccttccccGAACCTTTTTtgtttttaattttttctttctgttttatCTTTCCTTTTCTTCCATGTTTATTTTcctgttttatttttattttttcttttgttttatattatattttatttttttctaat
The sequence above is a segment of the Aegilops tauschii subsp. strangulata cultivar AL8/78 chromosome 6, Aet v6.0, whole genome shotgun sequence genome. Coding sequences within it:
- the LOC109749264 gene encoding histone H2B.2-like, whose protein sequence is MAPKADKKPAAESKVEKAAEKTPAGKKPKAEKRVPAGKTAAKEGAGGEGKTRGRKKGSKAKKGVETYKIYIFKVLKQVHPDVGISSKAMSIMNSFINDIFEKLAGESAKLARYNKKPTITSREIHTSVRLVLPGELAKHAVSEGTKAVTKFTSS